The DNA segment GGAGCGTTCCTTCTCGATGTCGGCCGGCGCGCCAAAACCGTTGATCACGACGTTGGCGCCGGCGCTAGCGAACGCGCGGGCGTAAGCCAGCCCGATGCCCGAGGTCGAACCGGTCACAACGGCGGTCTTGCCCTTCAAATTAGTCGTCATTTCACTGCTCCTTTTTGGGGGGATCTTCTTCGCCCGAGAAATCGTAGGTCACCATGGTTTCGTCGGATTGCGGCCGTTCGAGCTGGTCCCGGCACGCTACCGCCCGGTGAACGTCGCGCACGCCCGCCTCCCAGTGCTCGACCATGGCGACGTGGGAAAAATCGTAATCCTTCGAAGACGACTCGTAGTTCTTGCTGCGATAGATCAGGTGCACCACGGTGACGGTGCTCTCCCGGGCTACCTCGCGCAAAAAGACCGCCGATGGATCGGCCTTGAGATGATCGGGCAACTTCTCGATCAGATCGAGCACCGCCTTGCGGGCGTTATGGATCTGCCGGTTCTTGTCGGTGGACATGCGGGTGCGGCTCGAGAAGCGGATATCCTTCTCGCGCTCGGTCGCCTCCAGGATCGATTCCGGCAGAGGTCCGCGCGCGCTGAACAGGTCGATCTGGAAGATCAACAGGTCGTGCTTGGTTTCGGCATCCAGCACGTAGTCGAGCGGCGTGTTGGAGGCGATGCCGCCGTCCCAGTAGTGCTCGCCATCGATGACGATCGAGGGAAAGCCCGGTGGCAGCGCGCCGGAAGCCATGATGTGCTCCGGGCCAATCCGTTTTCCCTGCCGTTTCATTTCGACATTGTCGAAATATTTGAGATTGCCCGAGGTTACGCTGACGGCCCCGACGCTGAGCCGGCATTTCAGGTCGTTGATGCGGTCGAAATCGACCAGCCGTTCCAGCGTCTTTCGCAACGGAGCGGTGTCGTAATAGCTCTGCGCCTGCGGGCTGCCTTTCGGCCAGAGTGGCGCTGGCGGCAGCCGCGGCGTGAAGAAGCCGGGCGTACCGAAGGTTGCGACCAAGGCAGCGTTGGTCTCGTTGTACAGCGAGCGCTCACGGTCGGCCTTGGTGATCGGCTTCGGGACCCACGGCGCGCCTGGAGATACCGTCTGCCAAAATTCCTTCAGGCGATCGACGCGCTTTTCGCGCTCATTGCCGGCGATGATGGCGGCGTTGATAGCGCCGATCGAAACACCTGCAATCCACGCCGGTTCGAAATCGAAGTGACAAAGCGCTTGATACGCCCCGGCCTGGTAGGAACCGAGCGCGCCACCGCCTTGCAGGACCAGGACGCGTTGTGCTTGTGCGGGGGTCGTTGCCGGATTCATCGCCTGAATGGTCCTTTCAGCTCTGACATTCGTAAACCAGCCGCCTTGCGGCATACGAGCACCAGAACTAGGACACCAGCCCGCGGTCGCGTCAATCGGTCTTACCGGTAGGTATCGGTATGCCAGATTGTTCGCGCGGTTCGGTCGATGCGAGGATGAGCGTCCAGAACACCTTGTATTTGGTGTTCGGAGCATAGCTCGCCGCAATGCCCATTTTTGTGACACCCATTTGCAGCATATTTGCCCGATGGGGTGGCGAGTCCCGCCAGCCGGAAAACGCCTCGGCCAGCGTATGGTAGCCCGCCGAGACATTCTCCACGGCAAGCGTCGTCGGGTATCCGGCAGTCTGTAGCCGTTTCGGCAACGGGGCCTTGACGTCAAGGTCAAGCTTGTTGCGGCTGGCCATGGCCTGGGATTGCCCTTCGGCGATCTTCATCAATTCTGGGTCGATGACCACGGCACCGACACCGTTGTTCTTCCGGTAGAGCGAGATCATGGTGGCCGCTGCCTGCGCATCGAGCCTCGCGCCCGGCTCGGTCATGTTGGCGTACATGGTCGGCTGCTCTGTCGGAACCTCCGAGGCGCAACCGGCAAGCACAAGTAGTCCAGTCATCGCGGCCAGTGAGCGCATCATTCCCCCAAACAGATTCGGGGGCGGTTGTTGCACGCCAACCGTGGCTGAAAGGTGAACGAAAGGGCTTTTTTCGGGCAGACAGGATCGAGCCAGGTTTGAATGCCTAGGCGGTATGAATCCCGCATTCGTTCTTGGACCGGCCCCGCCAGCGTCCGTCGCGGGCGTCCTCGCCCGGCTGGGCGCGGCTGCTGCATGGCATGCAGCCGACCGACAGAAAGCCCGAGGTCACGAGCGGATGCGGCGGCAACTGCGCCTGCGCATAGATCGCCTCAATGCCGGCACGACTGATATTCGCAAACGGGTTGAACTTGAGCCGGATGCCATCCCCTTCAACCACGGGAATTTCGGTGCGCGAGCCGCCCTGAAAACGTTTGCGTCCGTTGATCCAGGCGTCGAATGGTGCGAGTGCGCGTTTTAAAGGCTCCACTTTGCGAATCCGGCAGCACGCGTCGGGATCGGAGAACCACAATTCGCGGTCCGGATCCTCGCGCTTGAGTGCATCTTCCTGCGGCTTGATCGAGCGAACATCGCGCAAGCCCAGCCGGGCGATCAGCGTATCGCGATAGGCGAGCGTCTCCTCGAACAGCCAGCCGGTATCGAGGAAGATCACCGGGATCGCCGGATCGACGTCAGCCATGACCTTGAGCAGCGCCGCCGATTCCGTTCCGAACGACGAGACCAGCGCCAGATGCTCGCGGCCGACGATGCGCAAGGCGCTCTCGATCACCTCGGACGGCGAAGCATTGCGAAGGACATCATCGAGCGACTTGGCTTTTTCGCTCACCGCCGTCTCTTCGAATGCTCGCTCCGCTACGATGCTCACTAGCCGGCACTCTCCGAATCGCGTTGCTGCATCCGCCGGTGAAGCGCGGTGAGCCGGCCGTCGCCGGTCGGCTGATAGAACACCGAATAGCGCTCCGGGGTGAGCGCGAAGGCCTCGGCGTCGCTGGCCTTCTTCGCGTCGAGCGCGTCGAAGCCGGCGCGCAGCATGAACAGAAACTGATCGCGCAAGACCTGCCCGGTGGCGCGCAACTCGCCGTCGTAGCCATACCGCTCGCGCAACAGCCGCGCCTGGCTATAGGCGCGCCCGTCGCGGAAGGTCGGAAACACCAGCGCGACCACCGCAAGGCGGTCGAGAAACGGTACGAGATCATCGAGATCACGGTTATTCGGCCAAATGACGCCGAGCTTCGCCGCCCTCGACAACAGGCCTTCCGGGTTTTCGAGAAAGCGCGCGGCCGAAACCAGCGCGTTGCCGCTCTCGGGCAATTCGCCATCGTCGGCGACACGAACGAAAATGTCGGTGGCAATCTTGCCGTTCTTAACGAGTGGCATAAACCCGCTCCCTGAAAGGTTCGACGCCGAGCCGCTTCACCGCGTCGACAAACAGCTCGTCCGGGGGCTCGCGCAGCGCTAGGTAGGCTTCAACGATGTCCTCGATCACGTCGGCGACCTCGCCATAAGGCACCGCCGGCCCGATCAGCACGCCAAGTTCGGCGTTCTCGTCGGCGCGGCCGCCGATCGTGATCTGGTAAAACTCCT comes from the Bradyrhizobium erythrophlei genome and includes:
- a CDS encoding DUF3734 domain-containing protein, which gives rise to MNPATTPAQAQRVLVLQGGGALGSYQAGAYQALCHFDFEPAWIAGVSIGAINAAIIAGNEREKRVDRLKEFWQTVSPGAPWVPKPITKADRERSLYNETNAALVATFGTPGFFTPRLPPAPLWPKGSPQAQSYYDTAPLRKTLERLVDFDRINDLKCRLSVGAVSVTSGNLKYFDNVEMKRQGKRIGPEHIMASGALPPGFPSIVIDGEHYWDGGIASNTPLDYVLDAETKHDLLIFQIDLFSARGPLPESILEATEREKDIRFSSRTRMSTDKNRQIHNARKAVLDLIEKLPDHLKADPSAVFLREVARESTVTVVHLIYRSKNYESSSKDYDFSHVAMVEHWEAGVRDVHRAVACRDQLERPQSDETMVTYDFSGEEDPPKKEQ
- a CDS encoding CAP domain-containing protein; protein product: MRSLAAMTGLLVLAGCASEVPTEQPTMYANMTEPGARLDAQAAATMISLYRKNNGVGAVVIDPELMKIAEGQSQAMASRNKLDLDVKAPLPKRLQTAGYPTTLAVENVSAGYHTLAEAFSGWRDSPPHRANMLQMGVTKMGIAASYAPNTKYKVFWTLILASTEPREQSGIPIPTGKTD
- a CDS encoding phosphoadenylyl-sulfate reductase, which gives rise to MVAERAFEETAVSEKAKSLDDVLRNASPSEVIESALRIVGREHLALVSSFGTESAALLKVMADVDPAIPVIFLDTGWLFEETLAYRDTLIARLGLRDVRSIKPQEDALKREDPDRELWFSDPDACCRIRKVEPLKRALAPFDAWINGRKRFQGGSRTEIPVVEGDGIRLKFNPFANISRAGIEAIYAQAQLPPHPLVTSGFLSVGCMPCSSRAQPGEDARDGRWRGRSKNECGIHTA
- a CDS encoding DUF934 domain-containing protein, yielding MPLVKNGKIATDIFVRVADDGELPESGNALVSAARFLENPEGLLSRAAKLGVIWPNNRDLDDLVPFLDRLAVVALVFPTFRDGRAYSQARLLRERYGYDGELRATGQVLRDQFLFMLRAGFDALDAKKASDAEAFALTPERYSVFYQPTGDGRLTALHRRMQQRDSESAG